The following coding sequences are from one Ornithodoros turicata isolate Travis chromosome 1, ASM3712646v1, whole genome shotgun sequence window:
- the LOC135377655 gene encoding elongator complex protein 4-like, with the protein MASSFRKCGKSTVRNIPGARLSLQNTETVLSCGIEAVDYILGGGLPVGGIFVLEEDCFATYSKQVVKYFVAEGIVQNHKVYFASGEADPQKWLRELPRTQSCTTGAGVPSSSEGDRDLKIAFRYDSHPKQESLPAQDTTGRYFDFTERIELEKLAAAQVITYGPCQKSEKACQSHAGIMGAEYMSLLKDISSSLKDIKTPDGSITNVLRVSLNGLGSAAWGIPCQLPAFLYALKCIVREEPTTVLVTVPSHLAECYPSVSLQCRRIADIVLRLESFSDCTRSANPLFKNYHGLLHFAKISRTASHSYQMPGCDFLFHQRSKKFLIEKLHLPPDIGGSIDEKASERNVGPACGENTKFSF; encoded by the coding sequence ATGGCTAGCAGTTTTCGGAAGTGCGGTAAGTCTACCGTTCGTAACATACCAGGAGCTAGGTTGTCTTTGCAGAACACTGAAACCGTTTTGTCGTGCGGGATCGAGGCAGTAGATTACATTCTCGGCGGTGGTCTGCCTGTCGGTGGCATTTTTGTCCTAGAAGAGGACTGTTTTGCCACGTACAGTAAACAGGTAGTGAAGTATTTTGTCGCCGAAGGAATTGTGCAGAATCATAAGGTGTATTTTGCCAGCGGCGAAGCCGATCCCCAGAAGTGGCTTCGGGAGCTTCCGAGGACTCAATCCTGTACCACAGGCGCAGGAGTACCATCCAGCAGTGAAGGCGACCGGGATCTTAAAATTGCATTTCGTTATGATAGCCACCCAAAACAAGAGTCTTTACCGGCACAAGATACCACTGGGCGCTATTTTGATTTCACCGAAAGAATCGAACTTGAAAAACTTGCTGCTGCGCAAGTGATAACGTACGGCCCCTGCCAGAAAAGTGAGAAAGCATGCCAGTCGCACGCAGGGATCATGGGCGCTGAATACATGTCGCTACTGAAAGACATAAGCTCAAGCCTCAAGGACATTAAGACACCAGATGGCTCAATTACCAACGTCCTGAGGGTATCATTGAATGGTTTGGGTTCAGCTGCTTGGGGCATACCATGTCAGCTTCCAGCTTTTCTCTATGCCCTGAAGTGCATCGTTAGAGAAGAACCAACAACAGTACTCGTCACTGTGCCGTCACATTTGGCTGAGTGCTATCCATCTGTCTCCCTTCAGTGTCGAAGAATTGCGGATATAGTCCTTAGGCTTGAATCCTTCAGTGACTGCACAAGATCTGCAAATCCATTGTTTAAAAACTACCATGGGCTTCTACATTTTGCCAAGATCAGTCGAACAGCGTCCCACAGCTATCAAATGCCAGGCTGCGATTTCCTCTTCCACCAAAGAAGCAAGAAATTCCTTATCGAGAAGCTTCATCTCCCACCTGATATTGGTGGCTCCATTGATGAAAAAGCGTCGGAGCGAAATGTGGGACCAGCCTGTGGCGAGAACACGAAATTTAGTTTTTGA
- the LOC135377653 gene encoding stress-70 protein, mitochondrial-like: MLTAARLSSRSVLSSAGATESLLKRGLITLSSKEHLLEEKKNAGVQHRTKSTAVKGAVIGIDLGTTNSCVAVMEGKTPKVIENAEGSRTTPSVVAFTADGERLVGMPAKRQAVTNAANTLSATKRLIGRKFEDPEVKKDMKTSSYKIVKASNGDAWVEAHGKMYSPSQIGAFVLMKMKETAEGYMGTTVKNAVVTVPAYFNDSQRQATKDAGQISGLNVLRVINEPTAAALAYGMDKTDDKIIAVYDLGGGTFDISVLEIQKGVFEVKSTNGDTFLGGEDFDNALVKFLSQEFKRDQGLDVTKDNMAMQRLKEAAEKAKIELSSSVQTDINLPYLTMDQSGPKHMNLKLSRAKFEGLVADLIKRTVDPCKKAMQDAEVKRTEIGEVLLVGGMTRMPKVQETVQEIFGKQPSKAVNPDEAVAVGAAIQGGVLAGDVTDVLLLDVTPLSLGIETLGGVFTKLINRNTTIPTKKSQVFSTAADGQTQVEIKVHQGEREMACDNKLLGQFSLVGIPPAPRGVPQIEVTFDIDANGIVHVSARDKGTGKEQQIVIQSSGGLSKEEIENMIKNAERYAEEDRQKKEVVEAVNQAEGIIHDTESKMDEFKDQLPAEECTKLREKIAKVREILANKEKESSETIKQATNDLQQASLKLFEMAYKKMASERATSESSGSSESSGEAAEKKEEKN; encoded by the exons GTCAACTGCAGTGAAAGGAGCTGTCATTGGGATTGATCTTGGTACAACTAACTCGTGCGTTGCTGTCATGGAAGGAAAGACGCCTAAAGTAATAGAAAATGCAGAGGGATCACGCACAACACCCTCAGTGGTAGCTTTCACTGCTGATGGGGAGCGGCTCGTCGGAATGCCAGCCAAGCGCCAAGCAGTCACCAATGCTGCTAACACCTTATCGGCTACAAAGCGGCTTATTGGTCGTAAATTTGAGGACCCAGAAGTGAAGAAAGACAT GAAAACATCTTCGTACAAAATAGTTAAAGCTTCCAATGGTGATGCATGGGTGGAGGCTCATGGAAAAATGTATTCACCTAGTCAAATTGGTGCATTCGTCCTTATGAAAATGAAGGAAACCGCAG AGGGCTACATGGGCACGACTGTTAAAAATGCTGTTGTCACTGTGCCAGCTTACTTTAACGACTCCCAAAGACAG GCAACGAAGGATGCTGGCCAGATATCTGGACTCAATGTACTGCGAGTTATCAATGAACCAACAGCAGCAGCCTTGGCCTATGGCATGGACAAGACTGATGATaaaat CATTGCTGTTTATGATCTGGGTGGAGGCACATTTGACATATCTGTGCTGGAGATTCAGAAGGGAGTGTTTGAGGTGAAATCTACTAATGGCGACACATTCCTTGGTGGTGAAGATTTTGACAATGCTCTCGTAAAGTTCCTCAGTCAGGAGTTCAAACGAGAC CAAGGACTTGATGTGACAAAGGACAATATGGCAATGCAAAGATTGAAGGAGGCTGCTGAGAAAGCAAAAATTGAACTGTCTTCATCTGTCCAG ACAGACATCAATTTGCCCTACCTGACAATGGACCAGTCTGGCCCGAAGCACATGAACCTCAAGCTGTCTCGTGCAAAGTTCGAAGGCCTAGTAGCAGACCTCATAAAGCGGACTGTGGACCCCTGCAAAAAGGCAATGCAGGATGCTGAAGTAAAGCGCACTGAGATTGGCGAAGTACTACTCGTTGGTGGCATGACTCGAATGCCGAAG GTGCAAGAAACTGTTCAAGAGATCTTCGGAAAACAGCCCAGCAAAGCTGTCAACCCTGACGAAGCAGTCGCAGTTGGAGCTGCCATTCAG GGTGGCGTACTGGCAGGGGATGTGACAGACGTCCTGCTCCTAGATGTCACACCCCTTTCGTTGGGCATCGAAACCCTTGGCGGTGTCTTTACGAAACTCATTAATCGAAACACAACCATTCCGACAAAGAAGAGCCAG GTATTCTCAACAGCAGCAGATGGGCAGACTCAAGTGGAAATAAAGGTGCATCAGGGCGAACGTGAAATGGCGTGTGACAACAAGTTGCTCGGACAGTTTAGCCTAGTGGGAATTCCACCTGCTCCACGTGGGGTGCCTCAGATTGAGGTGACGTTCGATATTGATGCCAACGGAATTGTGCATGTCTCTGCACGAGACAAGGGCACTGGCAAAGAGCAGCAGATTGTGATTCAATCATCGGGTGGACTTAGCAAAGAAGAAATTGAGAACATGATCAAGAATGCAGAACGgtatgcagaggaagataggcAGAAGAAGGAAGTTGTCGAAGCAGTTAACCAAGCCGAAGGAATCATCCACGACACAGAGTCAAAGATGGACGAGTTCAAGGACCAGTTGCCTGCAGAAGAG tGTACAAAACTGCGAGAGAAGATCGCAAAAGTACGTGAAATCTTGGCTAATAAGGAAAAGGAATCTTCAGAAACAATCAAGCAGGCAACAAATGACCTACAACAGGCATCACTGAAGCTTTTTGAAATGGCTTACAAAAAG ATGGCATCTGAACGAGCCACCTCAGAATCATCAGGAAGTAGTGAGAGCAGCGGTGAGGCAGCggaaaagaaagaggagaaaaactGA